One Thiocapsa sp. genomic window carries:
- a CDS encoding phospholipase D-like domain-containing protein: MSLLTARDWLTKYSPEQGDLVTGFYVPALECAVRYDRSTGYFSAYALALAARGIEGLVRNRGRMRLVVGCTLKPQDVAAIQQGADLRDRVEAALLAEPLCSNDATAVDALGLLAWMVAKGHLDVKVAVPCDEDRKPLAGLGLFHEKAGILEDAEGNRLAFSGSINETEAGWKHNWDSFHVFTTWGADGSGGTAHVQAEEDSFQRLWANKTASAIVMDVPAAVRLELLKFLPKDDLPGRLRTKSADAEPPSSRQIQFPDHRARNPGRTRAAWCGASSAMPRPGRTAANGSAKRRAQ, encoded by the coding sequence GTGAGTCTCCTCACCGCCAGGGATTGGCTGACCAAGTACAGCCCCGAGCAGGGCGACTTGGTCACCGGGTTCTATGTCCCGGCCCTGGAATGCGCCGTGCGCTACGATCGCTCCACCGGCTACTTCTCCGCCTATGCTCTAGCCCTGGCCGCCCGCGGAATCGAGGGTCTCGTCCGCAACCGGGGTCGGATGCGCCTGGTGGTGGGATGCACCCTGAAGCCGCAGGACGTTGCCGCCATCCAGCAGGGTGCCGATCTGCGCGACAGGGTGGAGGCGGCGCTGCTGGCGGAGCCGCTCTGTTCAAATGACGCGACTGCGGTGGATGCCCTTGGACTGCTGGCCTGGATGGTCGCCAAGGGCCACCTGGACGTGAAGGTGGCCGTGCCCTGCGACGAGGACCGCAAGCCACTCGCTGGCCTTGGTCTCTTCCACGAGAAGGCCGGTATTCTCGAAGACGCCGAGGGCAACCGGCTGGCCTTCAGCGGCAGCATCAACGAGACCGAGGCCGGCTGGAAGCACAACTGGGACAGTTTCCATGTCTTCACGACCTGGGGCGCCGATGGGAGCGGCGGCACCGCCCATGTCCAGGCCGAGGAGGACAGCTTTCAGCGTCTCTGGGCCAACAAGACGGCGAGCGCCATCGTGATGGACGTGCCGGCGGCTGTTCGGCTGGAGCTGCTCAAGTTTCTGCCCAAGGATGATCTGCCGGGTCGACTGAGAACGAAGTCGGCGGATGCGGAGCCCCCGTCGAGCCGACAGATCCAATTCCCGGATCACCGAGCCCGGAACCCCGGTCGGACCCGCGCCGCCTGGTGTGGGGCTTCATCCGCCATGCCCCGGCCTGGCCGGACGGCGGCGAACGGATCGGCGAAGCGACGTGCGCAGTGA
- a CDS encoding DEAD/DEAH box helicase yields MWGFIRHAPAWPDGGERIGEATCAVIPWPHQIRAFQRLYDHWPPRLLIADEVGLGKTIQAGLLLRQAWLAGRAKRILVLAPKAVLRQWQIELREKFNLNWPIYDGQRLCWYPSRGLQGEAQRPVDAKAWHREPCVLVSSHLMRRRDRAAELLSGAEPWDLVVLDEAHHARRGGGGLGADQRPNQLLRLMQSLRERTQGLVLLTATPMQVSPVEVWDLMALLGLPADWHLRAFLDFFEYAPAPNPSHVQLRRMADLFQAAEATYGALAEEDAMRHLPGLSRLKVRKILRALRDTASIPLKQLETAERQAAVRLMKLHTPLRALISRHTRELLRRYREAGKLKALIATRKVEDRFVEMTPAERLVYEQVEDYIGSTYDNAAADERTAVGFVMPSIAAAWPAASMH; encoded by the coding sequence GTGTGGGGCTTCATCCGCCATGCCCCGGCCTGGCCGGACGGCGGCGAACGGATCGGCGAAGCGACGTGCGCAGTGATCCCTTGGCCCCATCAGATCAGGGCCTTTCAACGTCTCTATGACCACTGGCCGCCGCGCTTGCTGATCGCCGACGAGGTGGGTCTGGGCAAGACGATTCAGGCGGGCCTGCTGCTGCGCCAGGCCTGGCTGGCCGGCCGGGCGAAGCGGATCCTGGTGCTGGCGCCGAAGGCCGTCTTGCGCCAGTGGCAGATCGAGCTGCGCGAGAAGTTCAATCTGAACTGGCCCATCTACGACGGGCAGCGGCTGTGCTGGTACCCGTCGCGGGGGCTCCAGGGCGAGGCGCAACGCCCGGTCGACGCCAAGGCGTGGCACCGTGAGCCTTGCGTGCTGGTCTCCAGTCACCTGATGCGACGGCGCGATCGTGCGGCCGAGCTGTTGTCCGGGGCCGAGCCCTGGGACTTGGTGGTGCTCGACGAGGCCCATCATGCCCGGCGGGGCGGCGGCGGTCTCGGCGCAGACCAGCGGCCTAATCAACTGCTGCGTCTGATGCAGAGCCTGCGCGAGCGCACGCAGGGGCTGGTGCTCTTGACCGCGACCCCGATGCAGGTGAGCCCTGTCGAGGTTTGGGACCTGATGGCTCTGCTCGGGCTGCCCGCCGACTGGCACCTGCGAGCCTTCCTGGACTTCTTCGAGTACGCCCCCGCGCCGAATCCATCGCATGTCCAGCTTCGCCGCATGGCGGACCTGTTCCAGGCCGCCGAGGCGACCTACGGGGCCCTCGCCGAAGAGGATGCGATGCGCCACCTGCCGGGCCTGAGTCGTCTGAAGGTCCGCAAGATCCTGCGCGCCTTGCGCGACACCGCGTCCATTCCGCTCAAACAGCTCGAAACCGCGGAGCGCCAGGCGGCGGTCCGTCTGATGAAACTGCACACCCCGTTGCGCGCCCTGATCTCGCGACACACCCGCGAGCTGCTGCGCCGCTACCGGGAGGCCGGCAAGCTCAAGGCCCTGATCGCAACCCGCAAGGTCGAGGACCGCTTTGTCGAGATGACCCCGGCCGAGCGCCTGGTTTACGAGCAGGTCGAGGACTACATCGGCAGCACCTACGATAACGCCGCGGCCGATGAGCGCACCGCCGTAGGCTTCGTCATGCCATCTATCGCCGCCGCCTGGCCAGCAGCATCCATGCACTGA
- a CDS encoding DDE-type integrase/transposase/recombinase, translated as MSTPSPAAPAPGWPPRPSAIGSSAYRRGGFDALLPKPRADRGQARRLPPGVVEALLAAKEANPQLSVQLVIRAVRQRPEVPPDLPLPPSTVHRLLARHGLMDAAKTASQTQDRRRFAFEQAGELWMSDVMHGPAVVVGERVKRKTYLIAFIDDATRVIPYARFALSENTRTFLPVLAQAILRRGLPQKLYVDNGANYRSKQLALVCAKLGIALIHARPYQPQGKGKIERWFKTVRAQLLTRLTEADLASLAALNRRLAGWIEGEYHHTPHRGLDGATPLEQWARTGAGVRFPEPGLDLADLFLHEAVRKVQKDRTVSLHGVVYEVDAALVGENITLRYDPDAPPERPIQVCFEGREHDPARPVQTYANCFVKRDRPSRTLAVDGPAPEPAPSTLRLRALPETDADTLEGR; from the coding sequence GTGAGCACACCATCCCCGGCAGCGCCCGCACCCGGGTGGCCGCCGAGACCATCCGCGATTGGCTCAAGCGCCTATCGGCGCGGCGGCTTCGACGCACTCCTGCCCAAACCGCGCGCCGATCGCGGCCAGGCGCGCCGGCTGCCGCCCGGCGTGGTCGAGGCGCTGCTCGCCGCCAAGGAGGCCAACCCGCAGCTGTCGGTGCAGTTGGTGATCCGCGCGGTGCGCCAACGCCCCGAGGTCCCGCCCGACCTGCCGTTGCCGCCCTCGACCGTGCATCGGTTGCTTGCCCGTCACGGCCTGATGGACGCGGCCAAGACGGCGAGTCAGACGCAGGACCGGCGCCGGTTTGCTTTCGAGCAGGCCGGGGAGCTGTGGATGAGCGACGTCATGCACGGTCCGGCCGTGGTGGTCGGGGAGCGCGTCAAACGCAAGACCTACCTGATCGCCTTCATCGACGATGCGACCCGCGTGATCCCGTACGCGCGCTTTGCCCTCTCGGAGAACACCCGGACCTTTCTGCCGGTGCTCGCGCAGGCGATCCTGCGCCGTGGCTTGCCGCAGAAGCTCTATGTGGACAACGGCGCCAATTACCGCTCCAAGCAGCTCGCCCTGGTCTGCGCCAAGCTCGGCATCGCGTTGATCCACGCCCGACCCTATCAACCGCAAGGCAAGGGCAAGATCGAGCGCTGGTTCAAGACCGTGCGCGCCCAGCTGCTGACCCGCCTGACCGAGGCGGATCTGGCCAGCCTCGCGGCGCTCAATCGTCGCCTCGCCGGCTGGATCGAGGGCGAGTATCACCACACCCCGCATCGCGGCCTGGACGGTGCTACCCCGCTCGAGCAGTGGGCGCGCACCGGCGCGGGCGTGCGCTTTCCCGAACCCGGCCTGGATCTGGCCGATCTGTTCCTGCACGAGGCGGTGCGCAAGGTGCAGAAGGATCGCACGGTCAGCCTCCACGGGGTCGTCTACGAGGTCGACGCCGCCCTGGTCGGGGAGAACATTACCCTGCGCTACGATCCGGACGCACCGCCCGAACGGCCGATTCAGGTCTGCTTCGAGGGCCGGGAGCACGACCCGGCACGTCCGGTCCAGACGTATGCGAACTGCTTCGTCAAACGCGATCGCCCCTCGCGCACCTTGGCCGTGGACGGCCCGGCCCC